In Chelonia mydas isolate rCheMyd1 chromosome 20, rCheMyd1.pri.v2, whole genome shotgun sequence, a single genomic region encodes these proteins:
- the GPR182 gene encoding G-protein coupled receptor 182 produces the protein MAEVTTVPAETPDPFSKFGDYHNWTQLLQYLNYTFTFCDTHLDENIKRVMLFILYLVIFVVGLVENILVIWVNWHTWGNKNLVNLYILNMAIADLGVLLTLPIWMLEVMLDYTWLWGSFLCRFTHYFYFANMYSSIFFLSCLSVDRYVSLTTSSHFWHQHQHRARRLLCFGIWLFAALIPFLEVAHTQLVDSVEPMCIFLAPFETYDEWALAISLATSIIGFLIPISIIAVFNILTARYIKHSKPESRKHCLLIYAYIVVFLVCWLPYHITLTLLTLDGSYFIYSCNVANFLYFFYDIIDCFSMFHCVANPILYNFLSKNFRGKLISAVVKYIPKDQINQKGGDNSSSSTQHSIVITKDNIPPN, from the coding sequence ATGGCCGAGGTGACCACGGTCCCCGCTGAGACGCCAGATCCCTTTAGCAAGTTCGGGGACTACCACAACTGGACCCAGCTGCTCCAATACCTGAACTATACCTTCACCTTCTGCGACACTCACCTGGACGAGAACATCAAGCGGGTGATGCTCTTCATCCTCTACTTGGTCATCTTCGTGGTGGGGCTGGTGGAAAACATTCTCGTCATCTGGGTCAACTGGCACACCTGGGGGAACAAAAACCTGGTCAACCTCTATATCCTCAACATGGCCATTGCTGACTTAGGGGTGCTGCTAACCCTGCCCATCTGGATGTTGGAGGTCATGCTCGACTAcacctggctctggggcagcttcTTGTGCCGCTTCACCCACTACTTCTACTTCGCCAACATGTACAGCAGCATCTTCTTCCTGAGCTGCCTCAGCGTGGACCGCTACGTCTCCTTGACCACTTCATCCCACTTCTGGCACCAGCATCAGCACCGGGCACGCCGCCTCCTCTGCTTCGGCATCTGGCTCTTCGCCGCCCTCATCCCCTTCCTGGAGGTGGCCCACACGCAGCTGGTGGACTCGGTCGAGCCCATGTGCATCTTCCTGGCCCCCTTCGAGACCTACGATGAGTGGGCCCTGGCCATCAGCTTAGCCACAAGCATCATTGGGTTCCTCATCCCCATCTCCATCATTGCTGTCTTCAACATACTGACGGCCAGGTACATCAAGCACTCCAAGCCGGAAAGCAGGAAGCACTGCCTTCTGATCTATGCCTACATCGTCGTGTTCCTAGTGTGCTGGCTGCCCTACCACATCACGCTGACCCTCTTGACCCTCGATGGCAGCTACTTCATTTACAGCTGCAACGTTGCCAACTTCCTCTACTTCTTCTACGACATCATAGACTGTTTCAGCATGTTCCACTGCGTGGCCAACCCCATCCTCTACAATTTCCTGAGCAAGAACTTCCGTGGCAAACTCATCTCGGCCGTGGTGAAGTACATCCCCAAAGACCAAATCAACCAGAAAGGCGGGGACAATTCCTCTTCCAGCACCCAGCACTCCATAGTCATTACCAAAGACAACATCCCACCTAATTAA
- the ZBTB39 gene encoding zinc finger and BTB domain-containing protein 39, whose amino-acid sequence MGMRIKLHSTDHPNNLLKELNKCRLSETMCDVTIVVGSRSFAAHKAVLACAAGYFQNLFLNTGLDAARTYVVDFITPANFEKILSFVYTSELFTDLINVGVIYEVAERLGMEDLLKACHSTFPDLESSAITKQPSGSGEGRSGPLGSTATEPNPSLGELRSSGEHFVPERNCILHGELAGGYKEDDRNPMSESGHNLPLMHQPLPKTEEQELTEQFASPTNMVAQPSLGNVNMAVQTTASTCQPYKIQSNGDFSKTSFFAADTSLDISTGSNSCPSNSDHSKDQGFGQMDELQLEDLGADELHFEDTGEELGPVEEVIELSDDSEEELAFENDSRESKAMPCQVCKKVLEPNIQLIRQHARDHVDLLTGNCKVCETHFQDRNSRVTHVLSHIGIFLFSCDMCETKFFTQWQLTLHRREGVFDNNVIVHPSDPLPSKINLFGGGPGSELVCTACGKPLAKDFHTVRGHILDHVNLKGQTCGVCDQRQLNLCSLMWHTLSHLGISIFSCSICANSFVDRHLLEKHMAVHQSMEETLFRCHFCGQSFKLEAAYRYHVSQHKCGGSLDVVRPSFGDRLQQQALQKRKVPEEFLSEDLALQNQPGNSKYSCKVCGKRFAHTSEFNYHRRIHTGEKPYQCKVCHKFFRGRSTIKCHLKTHSGALMYRCTVCGHYSSTLNLMSKHIGVHKGSLPPDFTIEQTFMYIIHSKDAEKNTDS is encoded by the coding sequence ATGGGCATGAGGATCAAGCTACACAGCACGGATCATCCCAACAACCTGCTGAAGGAACTCAACAAGTGCAGGCTGTCGGAAACCATGTGTGATGTCACCATTGTGGTGGGGAGCCGCTCCTTTGCTGCACACAAAGCAGTGCTGGCCTGCGCGGCCGGCTACTTCCAGAACCTCTTCCTGAACACGGGGCTGGACGCTGCCAGGACCTACGTGGTGGACTTCATCACGCCGGCCAACTTTGAGAAGATCCTGAGCTTCGTCTACACCTCTGAGCTCTTCACGGACCTCATCAACGTGGGCGTCATATACGAGGTGGCAGAGAGGCTGGGCATGGAGGATCTGCTCAAGGCCTGTCATTCCACCTTCCCCGACTTGGAGAGCTCAGCTATTACCAAGCAGCCCTCTGGGTCGGGAGAAGGCCGTTCGGGCCCTTTGGGCAGCACGGCGACAGAACCAAACCCTTCCCTGGGCGAACTCCGGAGCAGTGGGGAGCACTTTGTCCCTGAGCGGAATTGCATCTTGCACGGGGAATTGGCAGGTGGCTACAAAGAGGATGACAGGAATCCCATGAGTGAATCCGGCCATAACCTGCCTTTGATGCATCAACCGCTTCCAAAGACAGAAGAGCAGGAACTGACGGAGCAGTttgcttctcccaccaacatggTGGCTCAACCCAGCCTGGGCAATGTAAACATGGCCGTTCAAACCACTGCAAGTACCTGCCAGCCCTATAAGATCCAGAGCAACGGGGACTTCAGCAAGACCAGCTTTTTCGCTGCTGATACCTCGCTGGACATCTCCACCGGGAGCAACTCCTGCCCCAGCAACAGTGACCATTCCAAAGATCAGGGCTTCGGGCAGATGGATGAGCTGCAGCTGGAGGACCTAGGGGCGGACGAGCTGCACTTTGAAGACACTGGCGAAGAGCTGGGCCCGGTGGAGGAGGTCATTGAGCTGAGCGACGACAGCGAGGAGGAGCTGGCCTTTGAGAACGACAGCCGGGAGAGCAAGGCCATGCCCTGCCAGGTGTGCAAAAAGGTCCTGGAACCCAACATCCAGCTGATCCGCCAGCATGCGAGGGACCACGTGGACCTGCTCACCGGCAACTGCAAGGTGTGTGAGACCCACTTCCAGGACCGGAATTCCCGGGTCACCCATGTCCTGTCCCACATCGGgatcttcctcttctcctgcgaCATGTGCGAGACCAAGTTCTTCACCCAATGGCAGCTCACCCTCCACCGGAGAGAGGGGGTGTTTGACAACAACGTTATCGTCCACCCCAGCGACCCACTGCCCAGCAAGATCAACCTGTTTGGCGGAGGGCCCGGCTCGGAGCTGGTATGCACCGCCTGCGGGAAGCCACTGGCCAAAGATTTCCACACTGTCCGGGGCCACATCCTGGACCACGTGAACTTGAAAGGCCAAACATGTGGCGTGTGCGACCAGCGGCAGCTCAACCTCTGCAGCCTGATGTGGCACACCCTGTCCCACCTGGGCATCTCCATCTTCTCCTGCTCCATCTGTGCTAACAGCTTCGTGGACCGGCATCTGCTGGAGAAGCACATGGCCGTCCATCAAAGCATGGAAGAGACTCTCTTCCGATGCCATTTCTGCGGCCAGAGCTTCAAGCTGGAAGCGGCTTACCGCTACCATGTCAGCCAGCACAAGTGTGGCGGCAGCCTGGACGTCGTCCGGCCCAGCTTCGGAGACCGGCTCCAGCAGCAAGCCCTCCAGAAGAGGAAGGTGCCAGAGGAATTCCTGAGCGAGGACCTGGCTCTGCAGAACCAGCCAGGAAACAGTAAGTACAGTTGCAAGGTCTGTGGGAAGAGGTTTGCCCACACGAGCGAGTTCAACTACCACCGGAGGATTCACACGGGAGAAAAGCCTTACCAGTGCAAAGTGTGTCACAAATTCTTCCGCGGCCGCTCCACCATCAAGTGCCACCTGAAGACGCACTCGGGGGCCCTCATGTACCGATGCACTGTGTGTGGGCACTACAGCTCCACCTTAAACCTCATGAGCAAGCACATCGGCGTCCACAAAGGCAGCCTGCCGCCCGATTTCACCATCGAACAGACGTTCATGTACATAATCCATTCCAAAGACGCAGAGAAAAACACAGACAGCTGA
- the TAC3 gene encoding tachykinin-3, which translates to MKSPLVLTVLLSFAAAKLCHAYCEGTEKQQTASGIQAKPSSDLYKLPTALLRRLYNGHRVSYEALLQLEGKDDARTKMPIPPQKRDMHDFFVGLMGKRTPEPDDPTDRNKETSTGFGDLKYPPNAE; encoded by the exons atgaaaagcCCCCTGGTGCTGACGGTGCTGCTGTCCTTTGCGGCGGCCAAACTGTGTCACGCCTACTGCGAAGGGACCGAGAAGCAGCAGACGGCCAGCGGGATCCAGGCGAAG CCGAGCTCAGACCTCTACAAGCTGCCCACGGCCCTGCTCAGGAGACTCTACAATGGCCACCGGGTCTCCTAcgaggcactgctgcagctggagGGCAAGGACGATGCCC GTACCAAGATGCCCATCCCCCCTCAGAAAC GGGACATGCACGACTTCTTTGTCGGCCTCATGGGCAAAAGGACCCCAGAGCCCG ACGACCCCACAGACAGGAACAAGGAGACGTCCACTGGCTTCGGCGACCTCAAATATCCCCCAAATGCAGAATGA